The following DNA comes from Acidobacteriota bacterium.
TTCATGGTGGCGACCAGGCGAAAATTGGGATGGGCCTTGATCTTGATCCCGGCCACGATGGATTCCACGTATCGCCGGTTGTCGAGCAGCGGGGCCAGGCTGGCCCAACTCTTTTCGCTCATGCGATTGCCCTCGTCCAGGATCACCACTCCGCCCCTCACCATGGCGGTCACCAACGGCGAGGCCACGTAGCGAAGCTTTCCCTGCGACTCGATCACCGGGGTGACCAGCAAGTCTTCGGGACGGGTGTCCAGCGTCGCCTGCAGGATATAGACTTCCCTTCCCAGCCGCTTGCCCACGGCGTAGGCCAGGGTCGTCTTCCCCACGCCCGGCTTGCCCAGCAGCCGGGGGTTCATCGGCAGATCCTGGTTGTTGACAACCATCCAGGCGGCCATGAGCTGGCGAATGAGCTCCTCCTGGCCAACCCACTGAATGGGCAATTCATCCGGATGAGCCAGGTGAATGCGGACGCCGTCGATGTCGACGCTCTGAAGAGTTTGAGGCGATTGCGCGGTCATAGGCAATTAAAGAACGATCCACGAAGGGATGAGATTCGGCGACGGAGCAAAACTTGCTATAATTCGGTTCAGGATTATATCAGGCCGCCTTACAACGGTGGAGGTCGGGTTCCAAGCCATCTTCCCGGTCCGCCGATGCAACCAGGAGCCATTGCATGACCAGGGCCGCCAAAAACGGCCTGCAGGCATCCGACAAGTTTGCGCCCCCTTCTCTTCGCTCAACCCTTTTCCTGCCGGAAACACTTGATTCCCAGCATCGACCGGCTCTCCCGGCCAACGCGATGATCGCACTTCGCCTGACATTCATCCTCTTCATCCTGCTCTGGACGCTTACTCAGGAACTGAAGGCCCAGAGCCTGACGGAGGTTGCCAGCAAGGAACGCGGTCGTCGGGCCCAACTGCCCCATGCGGCTGTCATCCATACCAACGAAACCCTGCAGGCTCACGCCAGCCGGCTTGCAGTTTCCTCCTCCACCAGGGCAGCGCCCGCTGTGTCCCCGCGCCGACCTTCCCGGCCCGCAGACCTATCCGGTACGACCCGGGAGGAGCGCGGCTGGAGCCGGCGCTTTCTCCAAGCCAAAGCCAGGCTGGCAACCGCCGAACAGCGTCACCAGGCGCTGCGGGCCAAGCTGGAGGGCCTGAACCTCAAGCTCCAGGGCGATCCGTTTCGCCAGACCACGGTAACCGACCCCGCTCGCGTCTATGGTCCACTGATCGCCCAGGCGGAGCAGCGGATTGAACAACGCCGGCAGGTCCTCTCCAGGGCCCGGCGAGAACTTGCCGACCTTCGCGAGCGCCTGCGCAAGAGCGGAAAGCCCCTGTCCTGGGAGCACTCTCGGGCCGCCCTGGACCACCGGATCGGCGAGGGAACCGCCGATGGGACGGAGGGCCCCGTGCTCAGGGATCGAGCCTACTGGCAACGGCAACTGAGCCTCGTCGACCAGCGCTTCCGCTCACGAATTGCCCCGCTGGAACTCGAGCGGTTTCAGCTGGTGCATCGGCGCATTCCGCAGAAAGGGGAGGCTCTGGAGGTTGACAGCACCCCGGGGCTGGGCCTGCCCCCGGGAGTCGCGGACATCAACCGTAGAATCCGGCAACTGAGAAGCCGGAAAACCGAGGAGAAACGAGCCTTGGTGGGACACGCCCTGCGGTCAGGGGCCTTGCCGGGGTGGTTTCGCTGATCGCTGCCCCCCGGCCGCTTGTATAGGAAACCGATAGACATGTTCCGCTCCAGGAAGAAGAAATCCGCGAGAAAGAAGACCCGGGTAAAGGCCAGGTGGTGGTACTGGCCCTGGTTTCATTCGACCTGGTCCAAGGTGTTGCTGACCCTGGGGATTTTCGCTTTCGTCGCGGTCAGCTTTGTCCTCATCGACACCTACCAGCAGTTCTCCCGGCAAATTGACCGCAAGATTTCCGGGGAGATTTTTCTCAATACGGCCAAGGTCTATACCGCTCCACTGGAGATCTATCCCGGCCAACCCATAGGCCTGGCCCAGATCGAGGGCTACCTGGAGGCTGCAGGGTACAGCCCGAACCAACCCGAGGAGGGTGCCCAGGGGCACTTCGCTGCAAGCGGAGACGGACTGCAAATCTATCCGGGAGAACATGCCTACGGAGGGAGCGCCGGGGCGGTCCGGATCGAGTTCGACCAAGACGGCATCGAAAATATTGTCTCCCTGTCCGACCGGAGCCTGCTCGAATTCTACGATCTGGAACCCCGGCTGATCACCCACCTGTTCGACAAGAGTCGTGAAAAGCGCCGCCTGATCGAGTACTGGGAAATCCCTCAGGTGCTCAGGGACGCCGTGCTGGCGATCGAGGACCGCCGGTTCTTCTCACATTACGGTTTCGATCCCATCGCCCTGGTCAGCGTGGCTCTGGGGGGATTTGAACGGGGAGCCAGCACCATCACCCAGCAACTGGTGCGATCTTCCAGCTTCTGGTTGACACGGGAGAGACGGGTGATCCGCAAGGCCAAAGAGATTTACATGTCCACCATCCTGGAGACACGGCTGTCCAAGGAGGAAATCTTCACCCTCTACTCCAACGACATCTACCTGGGACAGAGCGGTTCTTTCAGTATCAACGGATTCGGTGAAGCCGCCACCGCCTACTTCAACAAGGACATCAAGGACCTCGACCTGCCGGAAGCCGCCCTGCTGGCGGGACTGATTCAGTCTCCGAACCGCTACAGCCCCACCAGGCGTCCGGAAAGAGCCATGCGTCGCCGAAACGTGGTGTTGATGGCAATGCTGGAAACCGGCAGCATCACGCCGGAACAGTATCAGGCAGCCATCAAGGCGCCCTTGGAGGTCGCTCCCCACAGCGTGGATCAGAACGACGCCCCCTACTTTGTGGACATGCTCAAGGACCGCTTGCTGCAGACCTACTCCGACGATGAACTGCTCACCAAGCGCTTCAAGGTCTACACCACCCTGGACGCCGACCTGCAATCCATTGCCTACAAGGTCGTGCGGGACGGCGCCGAGCTGGCGGATCAGACCCGGGCCCATCGGCAACGGCGTGGTCCCAGGGCCAGATGGGATCCGGCCTCCCACCCAAAGTATGAAATCCCTCCCGATGAGCGGGTGCAGGTCTGCCTGATTGCCCTGGATGCCGTCACCGGAGAGATTCGAGCCCTGGTGGGCGGCCGGGATTACGGGACCAGCCAGTTGAATCGGGTGACCTACGCCAAGCGACAACCCGGCTCCATCTTCAAGCCCTTCGTCTTCGCTGCCGCCATCAACTCGGCCATCAAACACACCGAACCCCTGGTCACGCCCTCGACCATGGTGGAAGACATCAAGACGGTCTTCAATTTCAACGAGGAACCCTACGAGCCCAACAATTACGGGGAAAAATTCTTCGGGCCGGTGACCCTGCGACGGGCGCTCACCAAGTCACTCAACGTGGCCACCATAAAATTCGCCGAAATGATCGGTTGGCAGAAGGTGGTCGATCTGGCGATATCCGCCGGCATGAACGACCGCATTCTGGCCACTCCGGCAGCCGCCCTGGGTTCCTACGAGGTCACTCCCCTGGAGATGGCGGAGGCCTTCACCATCTTCGCCAATCAGGGTATTCGGGTGGAGCCTCGGATCATTCGCGACGTGGTCAATGGTGACGGCGAAACCATCTTCAGCTCGGAGATCTCGTCCGAAGAGGTTATCGACCCGAGCGTGGCCTACCTGATGACCAACCTGATGGAAGGGGTGATCAATCGGGGCACCGGCATTCGGGCTCGGCTGATGGGTTTTCGGAAGCCGGCGGCGGGCAAGACCGGGACCTCCCATGACGGCTGGTTCGCCGGCTACACCAGCGGGCTGCTCTGCATTGTCTGGGTAGGGTTTGACGACAATCGGGAACTGATGCTGGAGGGGTCCACTTCGGCCCTGCCCATCTGGACGGACTTCATGAAGCAGGCCACCGAACTTGAACCCTGGCTGGCCGAGGATGAATTCCAGCCCCCGGAGGAAGGCATGGTTCGGGTCCACATCGACGAAGAGACCGGCCTACTGGCCACGCCCGATTGTCAGAGCGTCATTTACGAGCACTACATTGCCGGCAGCGAGCCGACCCAGCGCTGCAGCCATTCCGCTCACGAGTGGCTTTACGACCAGCGCCAACTGAGCAACGAGGCCGGAGCCACCCAGGACGAAGAGGAACAGCCTGCACAGCCCCCCTCCAAGAAGACCAACCGCTTCAAGCGAATTTTCTCAAAGATTTTCTAAAAGCGCCGGGCCAACCGGTCCACCACCAGCCGGCCGATGTTCAAGCAGGCAGTGGCTGCTGGTGAAGGAGCGTTGCACACGTTCAGAACCCGCTGGGTTTCCCGGATATCGAAGTCATACACCAGGCTTCCCTGGGGGCTGAGTGCCTGCGCCCGGATTCCCGCCGGCGCCGGGTTCAGGTCGCCGGTGGCGATCTCCGGCACCAGCCGCTGCAGGGCTTTCACGAAGGCTTTCTTGCTGATGGAGCGCCACATCTCCTCCACACCCACCCGCCAGTATTTCCGCGCCATCCTCAGAAACCCCGGATAGGTCACCGATTCGAACAAATCCCGCAGGTTCACGTCAGTAATTCGGTAGCCCTCCCGAGCGAAGGCCAGCACGGCGTTGGGTCCGCACTCCACTCCTCCGGAAATCATTCGGGTGAAGTGGACTCCCAGGAAGGGGAAACTGGGATCGGGCACGGGATAGATCAGGCCCCGGCACAGATGGTGCGCTTCCGGCTTGAGCTCATAGTATTCTCCGCGAAAGGGCACGATCCTGGCTTCGGGACGAGTCCCGCTGAGCCTGGCCACCCGGTCGGACTGCAACCCGGTGCAATTCACCACGTAGCCGGCCTCGAAGGTCTCGCCCTGAGACGTCCGCACCCGCACCTTGGATGCATTGGAGTCGATGGCGCTCACCCGGCTATTGGTGACGACCGCCCCTCCGCTTTCCAGCAGGCATCGAACCAGCGCCTCGCACACCTGGGTGTAGTCGATAATGCCGGCATCGGGGACGTGAATGGCCCGGATGCCTCGAACGGCCGGCTCCAAGTCGTTGAGCCGCTCCGGTCCCACCAGGGTGCAGCGCACTCCGTTGGCCTGCCCATTGCGATAAATGGCCTCCAGACGGGGAAGTTCCTCCTCCTTGACGGCCACGATGACCTTCCCGCAAAGAGCATAGGGAACGCCCTGCCGGTCGCAGAATTCCTGCAGAATGCGCTTGCCGTCCAGGCAGTTGCGGGCCTTGAGGGAGCCCGGCTGGTAGTAGACGCCCGAGTGTAGCACCCCGGAATTGCGTCCGGTCTGGTGCCGGGCCACCGCCGCTTCCTTCTCCAGGACCAGAACCCGCTTCCCGGGGAATCGCCGGGTAAGATCGTAGGCGGTGGCCAAGCCCACAATGCCGCCTCCTACAATGATGACCTCCGCCTGTTTCATCGGCTTATCTTCGTGCTAATTCGTGTCATTTCGTGACTCGTCTTCACTGACAATCGGCTGTTTCTCCCCTGAGCGGTTCGCAAATTCGTCAGCGAAAGCCTTGCCGTCAATGGCCACAAAAGGCACAAATTTTTTGTGCCTTTTGTGGTGAACCCGTATTTCTTGCCAAGTCGCACGCGCTATTGAAGGAGACTCTCTACCGACCCCTTTCGCAAAACACGGCTCCGTAAAATCTGCCCGGTCGTGGGGGACGGGCGCCCGACTGATCTCTGCCAATTCGGGATTCGGCGGCGCTTCAATCGAAACGATCCCTCGCTCAGCGCCCCTCCCTCAACTCCTCGGCGACCGCTTTCACGAACACCTCGAGCATTTCGTCGGCCTGCTCCACCGTCATGGTCAACGGTGGGGCCAGCCCGATCCAGTGAGGGTCGCAGCGCAGGATCAATCCGTGCTTGATCAATCGCTTCTCGACCTGCTTGCCGAAGCGCCGGTCGTCGGCAAAGGGCTTGCCGGTGTCCATGTTCTCCACAAATTCCACGCAACTGAGCGCGCCCCTGCCGCGGACCTCACCCAGAATCCCCAGCGCCCCGATTTCCTCCCGGAGCCTCTTGCGGATGTGGCGGCCCACCGATGCTCCCTTGGGAATCAAGTCCTCCTTCTCGATCACGTCGATAACCGCCAGGCCCGCGGCCGTGGCAATGGGGTTGCCCCCGAAGGTGTGCCCGTGGGCGAAGCTGATGTTCTGGCTCTCCTCGCCCCAGAAGGCGGAATAGTGCAACTCGTCCCTGACGATCATGGCAGCCAGGGGTGCGTACCCGCTGGCGAGTCCCTTGCCGACGCACAGAATATCGGGGGCGACCCCGAAGGTTTGCGCGGCAAACCAGTTTCCGGTCCGGCCCATGCCCGTGATGATTTCGTCATAGATCAGCAGCACGCCGTATCGGGAACAGACCTCGCGCACTCCCTGAAAGTATTCCGGTGGAGGAACGACAATGCCTCCGGTATTGCTGATGGGCTCCAGGATGAATGCCGCCACCGATTCGGGACCTTCGTGACGGATCGTATACTCCAGCATGGCGGCGCCGGGATGGGTGCCGCTGGCTCCGGCCAGATCGAACGGTCCGGGAAAACAGGCCGGCGGCGGAATATGCACGAAGCCGGTGAGAAAGGGTCCGAACACCGCCTTGCGCGGTCCCCCCAGCCCGGAGGCCGACATGGCCCCCATGGTCCCCCCGTGGTAACCCAGATAGTTGGCAATCACCTTGTACTTGGCCGGACTACCGCTCTGGCGGTGGTATTGGCGGGCAAACTTGAGTGCCGACTCGGTGGCCTCCGATCCCCCGCTGACCAGCTTGACGGTGTCGAGACCTGCCGGGGTGATTTCGGTCAGTTTCTTGGCGAAGCGAACGGTGGTGTCCGATACGGCATGCAGCGGCGCCACGAAGCTGACCCTTTCCTGCTGCTTGCGGATGGCCTCGATGACGTGCTCGTTTCCGTGACCGATGTTGACCACGTAGATCCCGGACACACCGTCGATATAGCGCTTGCCGTCCACATCCGTCAGGTACACCCCCCGGGCTTCCCGGATGATCAACGGATTGGCGGAAAAGACCTTCATCTGCTGCAGATCCAGCAGCAGGTGTCGGACGTCATTACCGGCAATAAGGGTAGGAGACATGGTTACCCCGCATTGGTCACCGGGGCACTCCCGGTGCGATCAAGGTGGTTAAGGAGAGAGGGAATTCCTCATGCGCCGCCGAACGGGCTCCGGCGCAGTGCCTCCTGGATGATGGCTTCAGGCACTTCGTATTTGCTGACGGCTATGTTTCCCTGGTAGCCCACATCCTGGATGCCGATGGGGCTGGTGTAGAAGGCGTCGACGATCATTTTGCGCAACCATTCGAAGAACCGGACTCCAGGTGCAAGATCCGAGACGGGATGGATACGGTAGTCGCTGAACCCCTGGTAGTCCTCGGAGGCCCCGTATCGGGTGGCCCGGGCTCCCTCCACCTTCTCCGGATCTCCCTCCTCGACCAGGCGATCCAGCAGGGAGGTCTGCTGCTCCGCGGTGGATTCCAGGAAGGAGGCGCCGTGTTGCTGGCGCATCTGCGCGTCCAGCCAGAGCAGCCCTCCGGTGTAGATGTCCGCCAACTCCGGATTCTGGCTGCAGAGCAGGTCGATGAACTCGGGAGCGCCGGCCTCGAGGGCGCTTCCCGAATGCTCGTCGGCCGGAATGATCAGTTCGGCCAGTTGCTGAATGGTCCGATATTCGTGGGGTTTGAACAACTTGGGCTTGTAGGCCCCGGTCTTTTCCCTTTCTTCCCGAGCCGTTCCATGGACGTGCTCCCCCCAGGCAAACTCGAAGGGAGCGGCCCCGCTGGCCGTCAGGGCCAAGGCGATCCTCTCCAGCATCTGGCGCCGGGTCAGAGGGCACCGGATCTCCGGTTTCAGGGGGTCGCTAGACATTTCCCTTCCTCATCTCCTCGGCCAGGTAGTCGGAGGCTCTCCAGGCCAGGGCGTTGATGGTGAGGGTGGGATTCTTGTCGGGGTTGCTCACGAAGGTACCGCCGTCGCAGACCAGCAGATTCCTGACCTCGTGAGACTGACAGAATCCGTTCAGCACGGAGTTCCGGGGATTGGACCCCATCCGAACCGTTCCCACCTCGTGGATGATGGTCCCGGGAACCGAGATCCCGTGGCGATCGAAATGGCTGGTCAGCCCGATCACCTTGCCACCCATGCTTTCGATCAGGGCTGCAAAGGTCTTCTCCATGTGCCGGGCCTGCTTCCATTCATAGTCGGACCACTTGAAGTGAAAGCGCAACACCGGGATGCCCCACCGATCGACCACCTCGGGGTCGATCTCGCAGTAGCTCAGGTTGTTGGGAATCATCTCGCCCCGACCCGCGAACCGGACGAAAGCCCCGTACTCTTTCCGAACTTGCTGCTTCAGCTTCCTGCCGTAGCCGTGCCGTCGGGCCGCGCCGTGAAACGTCCCCACCTTCGGCATGTTGTAGCCGCCGCCGATTTCGATGTGGTATCCGCGCGGGAACCCCAATCGAGCCTGATCCTCCCAATGCCACCAGGGCATGTAGAGGTGGGCCCCACTCATCCCGTCGGTGTTGTATCGGGGAAGGTTCTCCAGGCTGGGGACATAGCCGGCCATGCCCAGCCCCACCGTGTCCATGAGAAAGCGGCCT
Coding sequences within:
- a CDS encoding MoxR family ATPase translates to MTAQSPQTLQSVDIDGVRIHLAHPDELPIQWVGQEELIRQLMAAWMVVNNQDLPMNPRLLGKPGVGKTTLAYAVGKRLGREVYILQATLDTRPEDLLVTPVIESQGKLRYVASPLVTAMVRGGVVILDEGNRMSEKSWASLAPLLDNRRYVESIVAGIKIKAHPNFRLVATMNDDASTFELPEYIHSRLQPQILLEFPEREEELHILRENLPFAEQEVLDYVTDFLQAAHEADERYTVRDGINIARFAMKLAEMSPGRGRARALETAILQTLGQEALRYGRH
- a CDS encoding PBP1A family penicillin-binding protein, with the protein product MFRSRKKKSARKKTRVKARWWYWPWFHSTWSKVLLTLGIFAFVAVSFVLIDTYQQFSRQIDRKISGEIFLNTAKVYTAPLEIYPGQPIGLAQIEGYLEAAGYSPNQPEEGAQGHFAASGDGLQIYPGEHAYGGSAGAVRIEFDQDGIENIVSLSDRSLLEFYDLEPRLITHLFDKSREKRRLIEYWEIPQVLRDAVLAIEDRRFFSHYGFDPIALVSVALGGFERGASTITQQLVRSSSFWLTRERRVIRKAKEIYMSTILETRLSKEEIFTLYSNDIYLGQSGSFSINGFGEAATAYFNKDIKDLDLPEAALLAGLIQSPNRYSPTRRPERAMRRRNVVLMAMLETGSITPEQYQAAIKAPLEVAPHSVDQNDAPYFVDMLKDRLLQTYSDDELLTKRFKVYTTLDADLQSIAYKVVRDGAELADQTRAHRQRRGPRARWDPASHPKYEIPPDERVQVCLIALDAVTGEIRALVGGRDYGTSQLNRVTYAKRQPGSIFKPFVFAAAINSAIKHTEPLVTPSTMVEDIKTVFNFNEEPYEPNNYGEKFFGPVTLRRALTKSLNVATIKFAEMIGWQKVVDLAISAGMNDRILATPAAALGSYEVTPLEMAEAFTIFANQGIRVEPRIIRDVVNGDGETIFSSEISSEEVIDPSVAYLMTNLMEGVINRGTGIRARLMGFRKPAAGKTGTSHDGWFAGYTSGLLCIVWVGFDDNRELMLEGSTSALPIWTDFMKQATELEPWLAEDEFQPPEEGMVRVHIDEETGLLATPDCQSVIYEHYIAGSEPTQRCSHSAHEWLYDQRQLSNEAGATQDEEEQPAQPPSKKTNRFKRIFSKIF
- the lhgO gene encoding L-2-hydroxyglutarate oxidase; amino-acid sequence: MKQAEVIIVGGGIVGLATAYDLTRRFPGKRVLVLEKEAAVARHQTGRNSGVLHSGVYYQPGSLKARNCLDGKRILQEFCDRQGVPYALCGKVIVAVKEEELPRLEAIYRNGQANGVRCTLVGPERLNDLEPAVRGIRAIHVPDAGIIDYTQVCEALVRCLLESGGAVVTNSRVSAIDSNASKVRVRTSQGETFEAGYVVNCTGLQSDRVARLSGTRPEARIVPFRGEYYELKPEAHHLCRGLIYPVPDPSFPFLGVHFTRMISGGVECGPNAVLAFAREGYRITDVNLRDLFESVTYPGFLRMARKYWRVGVEEMWRSISKKAFVKALQRLVPEIATGDLNPAPAGIRAQALSPQGSLVYDFDIRETQRVLNVCNAPSPAATACLNIGRLVVDRLARRF
- a CDS encoding aspartate aminotransferase family protein, with amino-acid sequence MSPTLIAGNDVRHLLLDLQQMKVFSANPLIIREARGVYLTDVDGKRYIDGVSGIYVVNIGHGNEHVIEAIRKQQERVSFVAPLHAVSDTTVRFAKKLTEITPAGLDTVKLVSGGSEATESALKFARQYHRQSGSPAKYKVIANYLGYHGGTMGAMSASGLGGPRKAVFGPFLTGFVHIPPPACFPGPFDLAGASGTHPGAAMLEYTIRHEGPESVAAFILEPISNTGGIVVPPPEYFQGVREVCSRYGVLLIYDEIITGMGRTGNWFAAQTFGVAPDILCVGKGLASGYAPLAAMIVRDELHYSAFWGEESQNISFAHGHTFGGNPIATAAGLAVIDVIEKEDLIPKGASVGRHIRKRLREEIGALGILGEVRGRGALSCVEFVENMDTGKPFADDRRFGKQVEKRLIKHGLILRCDPHWIGLAPPLTMTVEQADEMLEVFVKAVAEELREGR
- a CDS encoding gluconate 2-dehydrogenase subunit 3 family protein is translated as MSSDPLKPEIRCPLTRRQMLERIALALTASGAAPFEFAWGEHVHGTAREEREKTGAYKPKLFKPHEYRTIQQLAELIIPADEHSGSALEAGAPEFIDLLCSQNPELADIYTGGLLWLDAQMRQQHGASFLESTAEQQTSLLDRLVEEGDPEKVEGARATRYGASEDYQGFSDYRIHPVSDLAPGVRFFEWLRKMIVDAFYTSPIGIQDVGYQGNIAVSKYEVPEAIIQEALRRSPFGGA